The DNA window GTCAGTTAAGGTCAACGGCAGCTACAGCGGCATCTCCGTCTTCAAGGGCTACCAGTTTGAGCCTTGGACAGACGTCAACATAAGCGCCAACGTAGTTAATGTAAATGACGGTGATGCACTTGACAGGGCCAGGAGCATGTGCATGGAGGCGTCACGGGGGTAACAGCCCGCCCGGGGCTATAGACTTCAGCGCCCCGGCCAACCCACTGGGGCCGCCGCCAGGGCTGGCAGAGCTTATCATGAGCTGCGCGTCCTCGCGCGTCTACCTGAGTTACCCTTCGCCAGGCCTCCAGTCAAGGCTCGCGTCGGCCGCCTCGGAGTACCTGGACGTTGATGAGGACCACATAGTGCTCTCCAATGGGTCAGCCGAGCTGCTCTCGCTGATCCCCCTGGCCCTAAAGGCCAGAAGCCTTGTGGTTGTTGAGCCTAACTTCGGTGACCACGAGCTTCTAGCCAGATCCGTGGGCGTCGACCTCCTAAGGGTCCTCATGCCTGCTGTAGACGACTCCTTCCAGGTGACCACCGATGACATAATAAGGGTCGCGAGGGCCGCCAGGTCCCCGGCGGTGCTGATTATGTCAAGGCCAAACAACCCGACGGGCTACCTCGCTGATGAAAGGCTAATTGACGATATATCCTCAAGGTTGCCCAGGGACGTGACCCTCGTCGTTGACGAGGCCTTCATAGGCCTTAGCTCCCTTGGCACGAGCCTTGGGGACCGCGAGGACCTGATAACGCTTAGGTCCTTCACAAAGGACCTAGCAGCGCCGGGCCTAAGGCTTGGGGCCATGGTAACCTCAAACAGGGCTGCGCTCAGAGCCGTCTCAGGCTCAATGCAGGCGTGGCCCGTGGACTCAATAACCGCGTGCTCCCTCTCGTCGCTATTAAGCGACAGGTCCGTCAGGGACCACGTGAGGCGCGGGAAGGACCTAGTCGCCAGGGAGCTCCCGAGGGTCAGCGAGGGCCTCAGGTCGGCAGGCTTCAAAACCTTCAGGTCGGCCGCCCCCTTCGTGTTGGTAAAGCACAGGAGGCCCAACCCTGACCTGAAGGATGCCCTCCTTGAACACGGCATCTACATAAGGGACGCCTCGAGCTTCTACTCGCTCGACAGGCACTACTCGAGAATATCAATAAGGTCGCCCAGGGACAACGACGTCCTTCTAAGCGCCGCGAGGTCGATAGGGCCTTGAGCGTTAGGGACCTCCTGGCGCTCTTCACGAGGCTGCCCGTGGGGTCGGGGAGCGTCGAGGGCGCTGCCTCAAGCTTTTACCTGGTCCCCCTGGTCGGCCTCGTCGAGGGTGCAATAGTCTCCTTAGTCGGGGTGGCCATCAGTTATCTCAGGCTACAGCTGCTGGCGGCGGCCCTCATGATTGCGGCTCACCTAGCTGTGACGGGAGGCATGCACATTGATGGGCTCGCTGACTACAGCGACGTGCTCGGCTCAGGGCTGAGGGGCGAGGGGGCCTTAAAGGTGCTCAAGGACCCAAGGAGGGGGTCGTTCGCTGTCGTAGCCGTGGTAGTTGCTCTCCTTGTAAGGTTCTCAGCCCTCTACTACCTGGCGGCGTCGCCAGTCATAATTATGGCATCGTACATCTCGTCGCTTGAGGCCTCATTTATAGTTGCGCGGCTTGGCGTGGAGGAGCCTTATGAGGGCATGGCGCGTCCCTTCACGAGGTCAGCTAAGTTGGCCGAGCAGCTGAGGCTTAACATTATCGTTTACGTGGCACTCATGGCGGCGCTGGCCCTGTTTGACCCTGTGAGCCTGGTGACGGCCCTCTCCTTGGCTGCTGGCCTCCTCGTCACACTTGACGCGAACTCAAGGCTTGGGTTTGTGAACGGCGACGTCATTGGGACGTCAATAGAGCTCGGGGGCCTCGTGGCACTCGTCGCAGGTGCCCTGGCTTGATCCTGCCGGGCTTCCTTTACCCAGGCCCCCTGGAGGTCGTCTCAGCGCTACTGCTTGCAACGGCCCTTGACATAGTTTACCCCTACCACAGCGGTGTGATGCTTAAGATACATCCCGTTCACACCTCCTACTTCATGGCGCTGAGGCTCTTCAGGCCCTACTCGTCGCGCCTGCGCGGGGCCCTCATATGGCTCGCTGTAATGGCCTCACACCTGGCCATCTACTCAGCCCTGCTCTACTTTGCCTACAGGCTGAGCCCCGTGGCCTGGGTTATAGTGGCGGCTTACATAACTAAGGCATCAATGTCTGCGAGACTGCTCCTAGAGGAGGTCAGCAGTGCCGGGAGGGGGCTACTTGAGGGCGACCTCAACGCTGCCAGGAGGGCCGCCCAGGGCCTGGTGAGGAGGGACCTAAGCAAGGAAGACCCAGGCCACGTAGCATCTGCAGCCATTGAGTCCCTCGCTGAGAGCCTCAACGACGGCCTCGTCTCGCCCCTCTTCTGGTACGCTTTGCTTGGCCCGCTCGGGGCCCTCGCGCAGAGGCTTGTTAACACCATGGACGGCGCCCTCGGCTTCAAGGACCCTGAGCACATAAGGGCTGGGTGGCTCAGCGCCTGGGCTGACACCATTGTAAATTACATCCCGGCCAGGGTCACGGCGGCCCTTATAGTGATAGCCTCAGCGCCTCACAGGTCCTCCGGAAGGGCCCTCAGGGCGTGGCTCAGGTGCGGGAGGCTCACTGAGAGCAGGAACGCCGGGAGGCCCATGTCAGCCATGGCGGGCTCCCTGGGCGTCATGCTAGAGAAGAGGGGCTCCTACACGCTCTGCGGGGAGTTCGGGAGGCTACCTGAGGGCCGTGACGTCGCTGAGGCCGTAAGGGTTGCAGCTATATCGTCAGCTCTGCTGGTCCTGGCCGAGGTCATTGTCCTCCTGCTTATCTGACAGGCATTAAAATCAATGCCGACCTGAACGCGGCAAGAAACATAGCGAAGAAAGCAGGCTACAAAACACCGATATCGAGGAGGATACTGAGCTATACAGTCACTGCTAACGGCGTGAAACCGTTAACCCCCAAAGAGGGGGTAACGTTCGAGACCCACGGTAGAAACCCCGCCCTTAAGGGCGGGGAGGGGTCATAGGCCGCCAGCAATGAGAAGAAGCTACTTAACCTCCCTCAGCGCGCGGCCGCTCGAGAAGGCATGAGGTGCGAGGACCTAGGGGCTGCCCTGCTTGACTCCGTAAAGGAGTTGGTTGCCAGCGAGGGGTGTGACTGCGTGCTCTTCAGCGGCGGCATAGACACCACATTCGTCACCCTGGCCGCCGTCGAGGGCGGCCTAAGGCCTAAGCTCATATCAGTGCTCTTCCCCGGCTCGGCTGACGAGGAGTACGTAGACTACGTGTCAAGGGAGCTTGGCCTGGAGCTAATCAAGGTCAGGCCAACCGCCGAGGAGGCCCTTGCATGCGCTGACGAGGCGCTAAGGTCAATGGTGACGATAGACCCCATAGAGGTCATCTCAGGTGCCGCAGTCTGCCTGGGCCTCAGGAAGGCCAAGGAGCTTGGCTGCAGGTGCGTTGCGACAGGCGACGGAGGGGATGAGCTCTTCATAGGCTACGACTTCCTCTTTCCTGAAGGCCGCGATGAGCTTGAGAGGTGGCTAAGCAAGGTCACGCGTGGGGCTTTCTTCAACTCAGTTCCCATATCGGGCCGCCTGGGGGTCAAGGTGCTGCTACCCCTCTACAGCGACAAGGCCAAGGAGCTCTCCTGGGAGGCCCTGAGGCTCGGCTGCGACCTGAGGGAGCTCAACGGGGTCAAGTACGGCAAGTACCTAATGAGGAGGGTCATAGAGGCCAGGGGGCTCAGCAAGGTGGCCTGGAGGCCCAAGGACCCCATAACAAGGGGAAGCGGCTCACAGTCGCTGCTGGACGTAATGAGCAGCCTCACCTCTAACGATGAAATAATTGAACTCTCCAGGGAGACGGGCGTGCTGTTGCCTTCAAGGCCCCACGCCTACCTACTTAAGAGGAGGCTGTCCCTTGAACTTCAGATGCCGCAGAGGGCGACCTCCAACAGCTGCCCCATATGTGGCTCAGAGATGAGGGACGGCTTCTGCAGGTTCTGCGGGGCCTACATAGATAGGTCGGACTCGCTCTCTGTATACTCCGACGACGCTGCCAGCCTCACGGGCGCCTCAAGGCTGCTTGGAAACCTCAAGAAGTCTTGAAAGCGTGAACCTAGCATTCCCAAGCATCCAGTGATCGTTGTTAAAAAAGACGTAGGCCCTGCTCGGCCTGAGCGCTACTATCTCGTTCACGTCGCTGAGGAGCTCCTCCTCGCTGTACTCATAGGCGTACCACGAGGCCCTTCCGTGCATCCTGAGGTAGACGACGCCGTTGGTGCTCCTTATAAATACCCCCATGGGCGAGTCAACAGACACGAAGGTCACGCCAAGCCTTCTCAGGGCCTCAACGGCATCGTCCGAGAACCATGAGGGGTGCCTGAACTCCAGCGCCGCCCTCTGTCCAAGGCCTGACCTCATCACAAATGTCTCAACCCTGGACAGGTTCTCCTCAGTGTAGGCGAAGTTGGGCGGCATCTGAAAGAGGTAGAAGTCTATGAGATTGTTCATTGGCTCGAAGAGCCTCCTGAACTTGGCCCACGTGTCCGCTGCCTTATCATTAAGCCTGTGAACATGTGTTATCAGCCTGTTCACCTTAATTGACCACCTGAGACCTGAGCCCCTCCTGGACCACGAGGTCACCTGCGAGGGGAAGGGGAACCTGTAGAACGAGGCGTTCAGCTCCACGGCGTTTAGCCCGCTGTTCTCAGCGTACCAGCCGAGGCTACCATCCTCGTTCCAGTCGTAGAGCCAGCCTGATGTACCGACGTAGACCTCCAACCGACCTCCTCCCCGCCCTAAAGGGCGGGCTTTCAGCTGTAAGGCCCCTAGCTGTAGGGGGCCAGCGAGCTTATAGGAATGGCGAAACTCCCTAATATTGGTGGACACGCCGCGGAGGGCGAGAAGGGCTCTGACATTGAGGCGAAGCTGACGCAGCTGAGCCCCCTGTCGCTCTACATACTCTTCCACCTTAAGAGGGCCAACGCTGACTACGCGGGCTCGATATCTAAGGTTATCGAGGTGCCAATAGAGAAGGTTGTTGACGAGCTTGACAGGCTTGAGTCGACAGGCCTGATACAGAGGCGCGTCGGGGGCTCATCAATAAAGCGCAGTGAGGCTAGATTTAAGCTCTCCGACGAGGTACATAAGCATCACGTCTACTATGAGCTTAGCAGGGAGGGCGAGGCACTGGTCAGGGAGCTCGTGAGGGACCCCCGGAAGCTCTCAGAGTACTTTGACAGACTTGCAGGCCACAGGAACGCCCTCAAGCTGCTCCTCTTCCTCTTTGAGGCCAAGAACGAGCACGCCGGGACCCTGGCCAAGGTGGTTAATGACACGCCCTGCAACACCGTTGACCTCCTCGACAGGCTCGAGTCCCTGGGCCTTGTGGTTAAGGTCAAGGAGAAGGTCATAAAGGCCTCCCACAGGAGGGCCAAGCCGAAGCCCGAGACCAGGACGCACCACGTCTACTACAGGGTCAGCGAGATGACTAAGATGCTAATAAGGTACAGCGACCTCAGGAGAGCCTCACAGGGGGCCTACGCTTGATCTTCCCTGCCTGACGCCCTGGCCTGCCAGGGGCCTGAGGGCCTCCAGGCCGCCCGTGAGGAGCTTGACTAGGTTCTCAGCGTGCGCCCTGGCCCTGTTTACGGCTATCTCCCTGAGTTCCCTTGGGTCCTCAGTCTCGTCCTCGTGGACTGTGACGTCGACAACTACCTTGCCCGTAAGCACGGAGAGCATGACGAGGCCTACGCTCATAGCTATGTAGCTGTACTTGTCCACCTGGGTGGCGCCGACCCAGCCAAGCGTTATCACGCCGTCGCAACCCATGTCTATAAGCCTGCGGGCGGCGCCGGGGAGGTCCTTTATGCCGGGCACTGTGTACCTGACTACCCTGTAGTCAGGTAGCTCCTCCCTCAGCACCTCCTCGGCGACGGAGCCCATGTCGACCCTTGAGAAGGTCGTGTCAATCACTCCAACACATCTCGACTCCGTCACAGGCGTCTATCACCTCCCTGCCGCTCACCAAGGCCAGGCCCTCCCTCTCGGCTATAGCCTTAGCCTTCTCAAGGCTCAGCGAGGGGCCGCGGTCAAGCATCTCTGCAAAAACCGTGGTAGGCTCAAGCCCGGCGAGCGCCGTGAGCGCTATGCTTAGCTCCGTGTGCCCCCTTCTGGCCTTGAGGCCCCTTGAAGCGAGCAGGGGCACGTGGCCCGGCGCCTGGAACTCATTTAGGAACTTCCTCCTTGCCCCCTCCCTATCGCCCTTCAGGAAGGCCTTAACCACCTCATAGAGCTCCCTGACCGTTGTCGACCTGTCTATGTCGCTTATGCCTGTCCTGACGGACGTGTGGTTGACCCATATCGTGAACGCCGGCCTGTCGCCGTAGAAGAGTCTCCTCTCAGTCAGGGGCCTGAGGGCCGGGACCGACGCTATCAGCTCGTCGCCCCAGGGGACGCCTAGGTAGCTCACTATGGACCAGCGTGTCGCGAAGCATATCAGGCCCCCGGCCCTTGCCCTCAGCGCATATATGGCCTCTGGCGTAACGGCAGACGCGTGAAATACCATGTCAACCTCCGACTCCCTTGACTCTGAGTCGTAAAGTAGGACAGGCATGCCGCTCTTGAGTGCGCTTATAGCTTCATCCACGCCCACGCTCGGCCACCAGCGAGAGAGCTAGGGCCAGGAGGGAGATTATTAATAGAGCGTACGGCGTCTCCAGCCTCGCCCTTTGGGAAGTCAAGCCGCTGCTAATTGACATGGGTGGGGGCAAGCCGCTCGCTGTGCCCTCAGCAGCGCCAGGGGCGCCGCCCATTATAATGTCAAGGTACCAGCCGCTTCCGCTCACTGTGATTGAGAGCCACGAAGTGTTAGTAAAGTACGTCAACAGCTGATACTCGGGCGTGCTGCCGTAAAATGCCAGCTCCTCGCCGCAGCTGGCGTTGCTTTCATGAAACACAGAGCTAAGCCCAGGAACCTCCGTCAGGTTAACGTAGGTGGGCCCCTGCCACATGCCCCTGGGGGAAGCGCCGGAGCCGTTAACGCATAGCACAACGTTAGCCGTCCAGGCCCTCAGGAGGGCCGAGTATTCAGGGGTCGCGTTGATAAGCTCAAACGAGGTGTTTGATATAATTATAAGGACGTTCCCGTGGCTCAGGGGGTAAATAGATGCCCTAGAGGGGCCTCCAGTTATGTTAACCAGGGTCACGCTGACCCCGTTGACCGCCAGGCGCCCAACGCCAGGGCCCGGGAGGGCCAGCGTCCCGTTGGTCAGCCCCGCGGAGAGGTTGCCTATGAACAGGGCAATCGCCGCTGCGGAGAGGAGCAACAGCGACGCCAACGGCCTCAAGTCAGGGCACCGCTAGTGCCATTGACTATCATGTGCAGGGCAGTTCTGTTAGTCAGCGCCTGCACCAGTGACCCCACTACAAGGGTCACGCTGGACTCCATAATGGCAGCCACCACCAAAAGCAGCACCGAGAGCACCAGCAGGGAGAACGCCAAGGCATAGGTTCTCCCTATGCCACGCTTAAAGAACAGTACCATGGAGGACGCGACGAGGCTGAAAGCGGGTATCTCTATGACGCCGTGTGGAGCGAGGAAGTAGAATATTGCCAGGGCGTTGCCGTGCAATGGAAGGGTGTAGACGCTCACAAAGCCCACGAGCCCTCCGTTAAGCACTATTACGAAGATTGGGAAGACTATTGTGATCAGCAGTGCGTAGTCTATAATGTCCGTGAGGGAGTTCTTCGCGAATATAATGCCTGGGAGCGCCGCATAGAAATATGGACCACTGGTGTTAGCAAAGCTTGCAATGCTCCTTATGGACTGCGTCTCGTTAAGCAGGTACTGACCGGGGTAGCCGCTCACTATCTTATTGTAAAACGTCGCCACGAGCATTGCAACGACGCCGAAAAGAACTATGAACGCGTACCAGGCCCGCCTGTACAGGCTGTCCTGTGCTATCTCGTCAACAGCGTCATCAAGAAACCCCATCTCTATCACCTCCATCATCAACTAGAACCACGCAGTCCCTATCTATATGAGGCGCTATAGCGAGAAGCGTGTTTGACGTGGTCTTAACATACTTCCACTCCCTGCAGAGCCTCACGCAGTCCTCGGGGTCAGCGCACTGCATGAACTTTACTTTAAAGCCTACCTCTTCCAACCGCGCCCTCTTACTCTTTCCAGCTCCAGCAGTTAAATGAACTGTTTCAGCGTGCCGGCCTAGCGCGGCGATGTTCTTGGGTACTGACAGGACGTGAGACCTTAGGTTGCGCCCAGCCGCTGCAAGGTAAAATCAATATAAGTGTCGCCTCAGCCCCTGTGATATGGAGAACCCCGTGGTGAAGCGCCACGAAAGGAAGGACAAGCGCAGCAAGGTCTGAGGCCTTGATGAACACCTGGAATGAGATAACTAGCGCGTGGGACTCCGGCGAGCAGGTGAGCAGGGAAAGGGCCATAGAGCTGCTCAAGGCTGAGTACTCGAAGCTAAAGGTGAGCCCCATAAAGGGCTCAGCCGAGCCTAAGGACCTTTATGACAAGGAGCTCACCAGCCTCTACGTGATAGGCAAGTATGGTATGGGGCTTGACTCGCAGTACCCTGAGCAGTTCGACTCCCTATTCAACCTGGAAGTGAAGCTTGAGCAAGCAGCGTCACTGCTAACATCAGGCGACCCCTCGGCAAGAGTGAAGGTGACGGCCCTCCTTGGAGGCCTTGATGGAAACCTGGTCGCCAGGATGCTGAGGATAGGCCTTACAAAGGTCTACTTAGGCTACGCCGACGACTCATACATGAAGGAGCTAAGCGACGCCATAACTGGGGCCTTCCCAGAGATGGCTGATGACGTCAACAGGTTCCTCAAGTTCTACTCCGCGTTCAAGGTAGCCATGGCTATAGAGCAGGGCTCCGTGAGGGACCGGATGACCAAGGAGGCCATGAAGGAGGCCGTCGCCATCCAGCTCGGGAGGGGAAAGGCCACGCTGCCAAGCGACCTCTACATAGTTAAAATAGCGAGGGACGTCTTCAAGGTGCCGGGGAAGGTCCTCTGGCAGGTCTTTGGGAGTATAGCGGAAAAGGTCAGGGAGGGTAGGTAGGTTAAATCCTCAACCCGAAGGCCTGTCTGATCATCTCCCTGACTATGGTCAGCCTCTGTATTTCGTTCGTCCCCTCGTATATAGTTGTTATTATGGCGTCGCGCAGGTACCGCTCGACGCCAGTCTCAAAGTCGACGCCGTAGCCTCCGTGTATCTGAACAGCCTGCCTCGCTATCCACTCAGCGGACTCCGTGGCGAAAGTCTTAGCTATGCTGGCGGCTATAGCGTACTCCGACCTGCCCTCGTCAGCTAGGCTCGCAGCCCAGTATGTGAGAAGCCTTGACGCCTCAAGCCTTATGTACATGTCGGCCAGCTTCTCAACTATCATTTCAAAGTTTATCATGTTCTGGCCAAAGAGCTCCCTCTGAAGGGCGTAATTGACCGCTTTCTCAAAGGTAGCCTGGGCTATCCCTACAGCCTGAGCCGCTATGCCTATCCTTGTATGATCATAGGTAGTCACCACGACCTTGAAGCCCTCGTTCTCCTTTCCAACAACGTTCTCGGCGGGTACCTTGACGTTGTCAAGTACAACCTCATATGGCTGCTCCCCCCTCATGCCTATCACTCTGAACTGCTGCCCTATCTTGACGCCCGGCCAGTCCCTCTCGACCACAAACGTAGTTATGCCCCACCACCTCTTGCCCTCCTGTGGCGGGTTTGTCCTTGCTGAGACCAGGAGGTAGTCGGCCTCGCCAGCGGCGCTTATGAAGACCTTCCTCCCAGTGATTATGTAATGGTCATTCTCTTTGACCGCCCTTGACTGGATGCCGGCCACGTCACTGCCGCCGCTTGGCTCCGTGTTCGCATGAGCTCCTCTTTTTTCGCCCCTAGCTATGGGCGTCACGTACCTCTTCTTCAGGTCCTCGGCGCCGAACTCAAGGACAGGAACTGCAAACAAGTGATTGACCCCTATTGCAACTGCCAGGCTTGGCACGGCCCTGGCTATCTCTTCCATGGCTATAGCTGTTATGAGCTGCCCCCCTCCCTGGCCGCCGTACTCCTCGGGTATGCCAATGCCCGTTATGCCCTGCTCGGCGAGACCCTTGAGTATCTCAGGCGGTATTCTGTTGCTCTCCTCTATCTCCCTCCACCTCGGCATGATATCCTTCTCAACAAACTCGCGCACGGACTTCCTGAAGAGCTCGTGTTCCTGGGTCAGGTTTACCTTAAAGTCCTCAATACTCTTGAATGGGAACACCATCCAGGTCCCACTCTAGAGGGCTAAGGGGAAAATTTATATTAGAAAGCTTGGCGCGCTCATTGTCCGCCCTACATGGTGCCTTTAAACGAGCCCTGGCTACGGCAGACCAGGGCTGAGCTTTACTTAATGACAGTTTCAACCTAACTGAACTACCAGCGCCCCAGCTATCACGGCAGCCGAGGCTATAGCCTCAAGCGGCGTTGGGACCTCCCTAAACATCACGGCAGTGGAAAGAATAGCAACTATAGGCGTCAGCATGGATATAGAGCCCGCCCTGACGCCCCCAAGCGCCTTAACGCCGTAGAACCACGAGAACCAGCCGACGGCCTGTATAACCACTACAATGTAAGCTATCAGTGCCGCCGAGAGGGGCGTGAGCTTCAAGTACATCCCCAGGGGCCAAAAGGCGAGCACTAATGGCGTTGAGGAGAGCGACATGAAGGCCGTGGCGGCCACAAGGTCCAAACCTTCAGGGACCACGCGCTTCTCATAGTAAAGCGTGCCCGCTGACCACAGTACGCCGCCCAGGAGACCTATGAGGATTCCAATGTTAAGCTTAGCAGCGTCGGCAAACACTAAAAGCGCTATGCCAGCCATGCCAACCCCCACGCCTGAGTACTGGCGCCCGCTCACCCTCCTGCCCATGACGAAGGGCGTGGCCAGGGCTGTGAACAGGGGTTGCGTGTATATCATCACTGCGGCGAGCGACGGGTTGGACGACAGAGCTATTGCGAGGTTCAGCAGGACCAGGAAGGCACCTATGTTTATGAGGCCTGCTATGAAGACCTTAAGGTTAGCCGCGAGCCTCCTAGCTATGGCTGCCAGCACTGCGCCTCCTATTAAGGTCCTGAGGGCGGCCAGGGCCACAGGGGACACGTACCTCTCGGCTACACCTATTATAGGATAGGCCGTTCCCCACACCAAGATCGCGAGGGCCAGCGAGACGTAGCCAAGCCTACGGGACGTCACGCGCGGTCCTAGCCCAGGGAGCCTCCAGCTTCGCTTTTAAGCAGCCCTGAGATAAGTCAGGTGGGTTAAGGAGCGTT is part of the Acidilobus sp. 7A genome and encodes:
- a CDS encoding acyl-CoA dehydrogenase family protein — encoded protein: MVFPFKSIEDFKVNLTQEHELFRKSVREFVEKDIMPRWREIEESNRIPPEILKGLAEQGITGIGIPEEYGGQGGGQLITAIAMEEIARAVPSLAVAIGVNHLFAVPVLEFGAEDLKKRYVTPIARGEKRGAHANTEPSGGSDVAGIQSRAVKENDHYIITGRKVFISAAGEADYLLVSARTNPPQEGKRWWGITTFVVERDWPGVKIGQQFRVIGMRGEQPYEVVLDNVKVPAENVVGKENEGFKVVVTTYDHTRIGIAAQAVGIAQATFEKAVNYALQRELFGQNMINFEMIVEKLADMYIRLEASRLLTYWAASLADEGRSEYAIAASIAKTFATESAEWIARQAVQIHGGYGVDFETGVERYLRDAIITTIYEGTNEIQRLTIVREMIRQAFGLRI
- a CDS encoding DMT family transporter, giving the protein MTSRRLGYVSLALAILVWGTAYPIIGVAERYVSPVALAALRTLIGGAVLAAIARRLAANLKVFIAGLINIGAFLVLLNLAIALSSNPSLAAVMIYTQPLFTALATPFVMGRRVSGRQYSGVGVGMAGIALLVFADAAKLNIGILIGLLGGVLWSAGTLYYEKRVVPEGLDLVAATAFMSLSSTPLVLAFWPLGMYLKLTPLSAALIAYIVVVIQAVGWFSWFYGVKALGGVRAGSISMLTPIVAILSTAVMFREVPTPLEAIASAAVIAGALVVQLG
- a CDS encoding histidinol-phosphate transaminase, translating into MTGPGACAWRRHGGNSPPGAIDFSAPANPLGPPPGLAELIMSCASSRVYLSYPSPGLQSRLASAASEYLDVDEDHIVLSNGSAELLSLIPLALKARSLVVVEPNFGDHELLARSVGVDLLRVLMPAVDDSFQVTTDDIIRVARAARSPAVLIMSRPNNPTGYLADERLIDDISSRLPRDVTLVVDEAFIGLSSLGTSLGDREDLITLRSFTKDLAAPGLRLGAMVTSNRAALRAVSGSMQAWPVDSITACSLSSLLSDRSVRDHVRRGKDLVARELPRVSEGLRSAGFKTFRSAAPFVLVKHRRPNPDLKDALLEHGIYIRDASSFYSLDRHYSRISIRSPRDNDVLLSAARSIGP
- a CDS encoding DUF72 domain-containing protein; protein product: MEVYVGTSGWLYDWNEDGSLGWYAENSGLNAVELNASFYRFPFPSQVTSWSRRGSGLRWSIKVNRLITHVHRLNDKAADTWAKFRRLFEPMNNLIDFYLFQMPPNFAYTEENLSRVETFVMRSGLGQRAALEFRHPSWFSDDAVEALRRLGVTFVSVDSPMGVFIRSTNGVVYLRMHGRASWYAYEYSEEELLSDVNEIVALRPSRAYVFFNNDHWMLGNARFTLSRLLEVSKQP
- the cobS gene encoding adenosylcobinamide-GDP ribazoletransferase, producing the protein MSVRDLLALFTRLPVGSGSVEGAASSFYLVPLVGLVEGAIVSLVGVAISYLRLQLLAAALMIAAHLAVTGGMHIDGLADYSDVLGSGLRGEGALKVLKDPRRGSFAVVAVVVALLVRFSALYYLAASPVIIMASYISSLEASFIVARLGVEEPYEGMARPFTRSAKLAEQLRLNIIVYVALMAALALFDPVSLVTALSLAAGLLVTLDANSRLGFVNGDVIGTSIELGGLVALVAGALA
- the ribC gene encoding riboflavin synthase, which produces MGSVAEEVLREELPDYRVVRYTVPGIKDLPGAARRLIDMGCDGVITLGWVGATQVDKYSYIAMSVGLVMLSVLTGKVVVDVTVHEDETEDPRELREIAVNRARAHAENLVKLLTGGLEALRPLAGQGVRQGRSSVGPL
- a CDS encoding DUF2250 domain-containing protein, which codes for MAKLPNIGGHAAEGEKGSDIEAKLTQLSPLSLYILFHLKRANADYAGSISKVIEVPIEKVVDELDRLESTGLIQRRVGGSSIKRSEARFKLSDEVHKHHVYYELSREGEALVRELVRDPRKLSEYFDRLAGHRNALKLLLFLFEAKNEHAGTLAKVVNDTPCNTVDLLDRLESLGLVVKVKEKVIKASHRRAKPKPETRTHHVYYRVSEMTKMLIRYSDLRRASQGAYA
- a CDS encoding stage II sporulation protein M encodes the protein MGFLDDAVDEIAQDSLYRRAWYAFIVLFGVVAMLVATFYNKIVSGYPGQYLLNETQSIRSIASFANTSGPYFYAALPGIIFAKNSLTDIIDYALLITIVFPIFVIVLNGGLVGFVSVYTLPLHGNALAIFYFLAPHGVIEIPAFSLVASSMVLFFKRGIGRTYALAFSLLVLSVLLLVVAAIMESSVTLVVGSLVQALTNRTALHMIVNGTSGALT
- a CDS encoding cobalamin biosynthesis protein, which encodes MILPGFLYPGPLEVVSALLLATALDIVYPYHSGVMLKIHPVHTSYFMALRLFRPYSSRLRGALIWLAVMASHLAIYSALLYFAYRLSPVAWVIVAAYITKASMSARLLLEEVSSAGRGLLEGDLNAARRAAQGLVRRDLSKEDPGHVASAAIESLAESLNDGLVSPLFWYALLGPLGALAQRLVNTMDGALGFKDPEHIRAGWLSAWADTIVNYIPARVTAALIVIASAPHRSSGRALRAWLRCGRLTESRNAGRPMSAMAGSLGVMLEKRGSYTLCGEFGRLPEGRDVAEAVRVAAISSALLVLAEVIVLLLI
- a CDS encoding asparagine synthase C-terminal domain-containing protein; translated protein: MRCEDLGAALLDSVKELVASEGCDCVLFSGGIDTTFVTLAAVEGGLRPKLISVLFPGSADEEYVDYVSRELGLELIKVRPTAEEALACADEALRSMVTIDPIEVISGAAVCLGLRKAKELGCRCVATGDGGDELFIGYDFLFPEGRDELERWLSKVTRGAFFNSVPISGRLGVKVLLPLYSDKAKELSWEALRLGCDLRELNGVKYGKYLMRRVIEARGLSKVAWRPKDPITRGSGSQSLLDVMSSLTSNDEIIELSRETGVLLPSRPHAYLLKRRLSLELQMPQRATSNSCPICGSEMRDGFCRFCGAYIDRSDSLSVYSDDAASLTGASRLLGNLKKS
- a CDS encoding 3,4-dihydroxy-2-butanone-4-phosphate synthase, producing MGVDEAISALKSGMPVLLYDSESRESEVDMVFHASAVTPEAIYALRARAGGLICFATRWSIVSYLGVPWGDELIASVPALRPLTERRLFYGDRPAFTIWVNHTSVRTGISDIDRSTTVRELYEVVKAFLKGDREGARRKFLNEFQAPGHVPLLASRGLKARRGHTELSIALTALAGLEPTTVFAEMLDRGPSLSLEKAKAIAEREGLALVSGREVIDACDGVEMCWSD